TCTGATTTTAGTGTTCCCCAAACCATTTCTGAGGGGAGACCATAAGCTGATTTCAATCCCAATATGGTCTGATTTTAGTGCCGTACGTTTCATTTGCCTGTTTTACTGTTTCTGATTTCAATCCCAATATGGTCTGATTTTAGTCTGATAACACATGCAATATTCGAATAAACAGTGAAAAATAATTTCAATCCCAATATGGTCTGATTTTAGTCCCAAAGTGTATTTCAGTTGTGAGTGTGAATAAACCATTTCAATCCCAATATGGTCTGATTTTAGTAGGGCCGAAATTTGCCCTATTTTGCCCAATATTTACTATTATATCCCCAATTTTATAGATAAATTTGTCGTTCCCCAGTTAGCCAATTCTTTTATATGGACCGACGAGGTTTAAAAATTAGGTTTTTTCACCAAAAACCTCAGAAATTTATATCAAAATTATGATTCAAGAAGTTTAGATGAGTTATAACTCAACAAAAGAATCATAAAATAGATAAGAATTGATCGGGGATTTAAATAAATTGAAGTTATTTTAAAAGAAAATTCCATACCATTAAATAGACGACAGGTGATTACAACCCATTAACATCTAAAAAGTTATCTCATGAAATTTAGGGGTAAAAAAGAAAATGAAATCATAGTATTCCATCAATGGGTGCTTTTTCAATACCCATCACGTCTCTTTTCAATGCTTTTTCTGTTCTGAGCGTGTAAATTATCACTGAATCCTTATTTTTATTCATAATCTTTGTTAAATTATCTTTTATATATTTCAGTTCACTGGGGGTGACTTCACCTTCAAATACTGAGTTCTGTATCCAGTTTAGCTGTGTGCGGAGGAACCCTTTGACTTTATTCACCCTTTCTACCTGGATATCGTAAACAATGATAACATACATAAACTTCACCACCACATCACAAATGGTTTGTACTCTTTAGAATCCAGTAAATGTTTTATAAGTTTATAGGCTTCTAAACGTATTAATCGCCGGTAGGAAACTTTACGGTTTAGTTCACGATGCTTAATAGTCTTTTTCAGGCGTTCATCATACTCTTTAAGGAATATTTTACGTCCCTTATCATTAAGGAGACAATAATTAATGTCCTGTTCAAAATCATCCTCACTCAACATTCTTTTATTCACCAGGTAGAAGATCAAACGATCCACCAGGATAGGTTTGAATATTTCACTCAGATCCAATGCCAAGGAGTAACGACGTTCAGATGGTTCATGCAGGTAGGAAATAGTGGGGTTGAGTTGTGTGTTATAGATCTCACTTAAGACAGTGGAGTAGAGAAGAGAGTTCCCAAAACTTATGAGGGCATTGACCATGTTTTCTGGAGGCCTGCGACTTCGTCCTTCCATTTTAAAGCCATCGGGTAAGATTTCATCCATGTGCGTGTAGTAAGCAGCCCGCATCCTTCCCTCAACATTCATCACTTCGGTGATGGCACCACAACCAGCTAGATCTCCCATTGTATCTCCAATAGTGTTTTCAATACGGTAATATGACAGTACTTTCCCCATATTCTGTGCTGCACCCTCCACAAACTTTTTAGCAATCACCATCCTTTTTTCATGGTCAAGGTAGTGTTCTGCCTGTTTAATCAGAAGATCTCCTGAAAGAAGGGTTTCCCTAGGATAAAAACTACCATCATAAAAACCATAATAATTGAAGAAATGGATTGGTATCCCTTCCTTAGCCAGGAGGTGCACCACCTGAGAAGAAAAGGTTAATGATCCATAAGCATAGATTGAATATATTTTATTTATAGGTAGAGGCTTTTTACCCTCTTTGTTTACAAAATAAACTGTGTTTTCCTTTCTTTTTAGAATTCCATCAGACATTATATAGTAATTTCTTTTCATACCTCATCACCTTACTAAATTAAATCATCAACAAGGATAATCACTTAATTTTGAAAGATTTAAGATATTCTTCCAATCATCCGGCAGAAATGGACTTATTCATCCCAAAATTGTTGAAAAATATAAAATAATGTTCATTTTACCGAACATTTGTTCATTTATTGAACATTAATACGGCCGAGATTTTTGACAAGAAAGTTTCCCTAAACCCAGCAAAGCTCATAATATGAACATTTCCGGCAGGTGGGA
This sequence is a window from Methanobacterium formicicum DSM 3637. Protein-coding genes within it:
- the cas2 gene encoding CRISPR-associated endonuclease Cas2 produces the protein MYVIIVYDIQVERVNKVKGFLRTQLNWIQNSVFEGEVTPSELKYIKDNLTKIMNKNKDSVIIYTLRTEKALKRDVMGIEKAPIDGIL
- the cas1b gene encoding type I-B CRISPR-associated endonuclease Cas1b; protein product: MKRNYYIMSDGILKRKENTVYFVNKEGKKPLPINKIYSIYAYGSLTFSSQVVHLLAKEGIPIHFFNYYGFYDGSFYPRETLLSGDLLIKQAEHYLDHEKRMVIAKKFVEGAAQNMGKVLSYYRIENTIGDTMGDLAGCGAITEVMNVEGRMRAAYYTHMDEILPDGFKMEGRSRRPPENMVNALISFGNSLLYSTVLSEIYNTQLNPTISYLHEPSERRYSLALDLSEIFKPILVDRLIFYLVNKRMLSEDDFEQDINYCLLNDKGRKIFLKEYDERLKKTIKHRELNRKVSYRRLIRLEAYKLIKHLLDSKEYKPFVMWW